A single region of the Mustela lutreola isolate mMusLut2 chromosome 2, mMusLut2.pri, whole genome shotgun sequence genome encodes:
- the NXNL1 gene encoding nucleoredoxin-like protein 1, which produces MASLFSGRVLIRNNSDQDELDTEAELSRRLENRLVLLFFGSGSCPQCQAFAPILRDFFVKLTDEFYVLRAAQLALVYVSQDPTEEQQDLFLRDMPKKWLFLPFEDDLRRDLGRRFSVERLPAVVVLKPSGDVLTHDATDEIRRLGPACFANWQEAAELLDRSFLQPEDLDDPAPRSLTEPLRRCKYRVDQTARGKRGPGSGSPPEQKSGAEGGGAGELF; this is translated from the exons ATGGCCTCCCTGTTCTCCGGCCGTGTCCTAATTCGCAATAACAGTGACCAGGATGAGCTGGACACGGAGGCTGAGCTCAGTCGCAGGCTGGAGAACCGGCTGGTGCTTCTCTTCTTCGGCTCTGGGTCCTGCCCACAGTGTCAAGCCTTCGCACCTATCCTCAGGGACTTCTTCGTAAAGCTCACAGATGAGTTCTACGTGCTGCGGGCAGCCCAGCTGGCTCTGGTGTACGTGTCCCAGGATCCCACAGAGGAGCAGCAGGATCTGTTCCTCAGGGACATGCCAAAGAAGTGGCTCTTCCTGCCCTTCGAGGATGACCTGAGGAG GGACCTCGGGCGCCGCTTCTCCGTGGAGCGCCTGCCGGCTGTCGTGGTGCTCAAGCCCAGCGGGGACGTCCTCACCCACGATGCCACCGACGAGATCCGGCGCCTGGGCCCCGCCTGCTTCGCCAACTGGCAGGAGGCGGCGGAGCTGCTGGACCGCAGCTTCCTGCAGCCCGAAGACCTGGACGACCCCGCGCCGCGGAGCCTCACGGAGCCGCTGCGCCGCTGCAAGTACCGCGTGGACCAGACCGCCCGGGGCAAGCGCGGCCCCGGGAGCGGGAGCCCGCCGGAGCAGAAGAGCGGGGCGGAGGGCGGCGGCGCGGGGGAGCTCTTCTGA